A single region of the Anaerolineae bacterium genome encodes:
- a CDS encoding conserved repeat domain: protein MIKKAKPVLSALFSPLFLTLVVFSLILFSPLNIQTASAEGSRELYANGGKRALTEWRINTTAGIYRRTFFRVYARAGEQILMGSSAVGVGQGDIVLYRPEQISSSQISPTALNAITPEFKCSTYRLSNPGAGQLNSRTKELAGPLPAVGGYTPCVYNVNQTGVYWVAMYGPDGPNGETNGDAGTIDAPNTGTGQRSGVSMWDITVRSPGGQKFGGRVFVDYLVQITGGNGPSQRVFSTVYAVTVDGFIYKVDFRGLDPYGYIFYGNRVGFLDPDGKTPLYHDAVGSDNQLTTIYGGVLLAPAEAKLFFQYPAADLPADILPSPVPPAISNVAFQGSAGSNDAYYSKGGIFTYQGTIGGINQIVISRDGLNFDPTHPQNRVIYAQSVAGVNSVNWDGKDNTGDPFPVGDDYKYKDDLSCGGIPLSDD from the coding sequence ATGATTAAAAAAGCCAAGCCAGTGCTTTCCGCATTATTTTCCCCGCTTTTTTTGACTTTGGTTGTCTTTTCGCTTATTTTGTTTTCTCCGCTCAATATCCAGACTGCCAGTGCTGAGGGAAGCCGCGAGCTTTATGCCAACGGGGGCAAACGCGCTTTGACCGAATGGCGAATCAACACCACCGCTGGCATCTATCGACGGACATTCTTTCGCGTCTATGCCCGGGCGGGGGAGCAAATCCTGATGGGCTCCAGCGCAGTGGGGGTTGGTCAGGGCGACATCGTGCTCTATCGTCCGGAGCAAATCTCCTCCTCTCAAATTTCGCCCACTGCCCTGAACGCTATCACCCCAGAATTCAAATGCAGTACCTACCGGCTTTCTAATCCCGGTGCCGGTCAGTTGAACAGCCGTACGAAAGAGCTTGCCGGTCCGTTGCCGGCTGTGGGCGGTTACACACCCTGTGTCTACAATGTCAATCAAACAGGAGTGTACTGGGTTGCCATGTACGGCCCCGATGGACCAAATGGCGAAACAAATGGAGATGCAGGTACCATTGATGCTCCAAATACAGGCACCGGACAACGCAGTGGGGTTTCCATGTGGGATATTACTGTGCGTTCGCCAGGCGGACAAAAATTCGGCGGGCGAGTGTTTGTGGATTACCTTGTGCAAATCACCGGTGGAAACGGCCCCTCCCAACGAGTCTTTTCGACGGTCTATGCTGTGACCGTTGATGGCTTCATATACAAGGTCGATTTTCGCGGTCTCGATCCGTATGGATATATCTTTTATGGCAACCGCGTTGGCTTCTTAGACCCGGATGGAAAAACTCCCCTTTACCATGATGCAGTTGGCAGCGATAATCAGCTTACAACGATTTATGGCGGCGTTCTTCTTGCCCCGGCTGAGGCAAAACTCTTCTTTCAGTACCCGGCGGCTGACTTACCCGCCGACATCCTCCCCTCTCCCGTCCCACCAGCCATTAGCAACGTTGCTTTTCAGGGTTCGGCCGGGTCGAATGATGCCTATTATTCTAAAGGTGGCATCTTCACCTATCAGGGTACGATTGGCGGTATCAATCAAATTGTGATCAGTCGGGATGGGTTAAATTTTGATCCCACCCATCCTCAAAATCGGGTGATCTATGCCCAATCGGTCGCAGGGGTCAATTCTGTCAATTGGGATGGGAAGGACAACACTGGAGATCCCTTTCCAGTCGGAGATGATTATAAATATAAAGATGACCTTTCATGCGGGGGAATACCACTTTCCGATGATTGA